Within Marmota flaviventris isolate mMarFla1 chromosome 13, mMarFla1.hap1, whole genome shotgun sequence, the genomic segment GTCCCCAACACAATTCCAGGTCCCAGTTATGTCCATAACACCACTTAGAGGTTTGGTCGACTTCTCCTACCTTCCCCAGAAGCAGCTGCAAAAACCAGGGGGCGCACAGGGGACCAGCGCACAGCAAAAAGATACTTGTGGGACAGCTGCAGTGAGGTCAGGGGTTGGGCCTGCAGCACAGAGTACAGGTGGATGTGGCCGTCTGTCCCTGCGCTCAGGAAGAGATTCCTAGATGGAATGGAGGGCAGAGGGGATAAGGGAATTGGCCTTGTATGGGGCTGGCACCTGCCACCAGACTCTTCCTGAGCCATGAGCTCACGAAGACCCCCGGGCTCCCTGAACAGGTGATTTAGCAGAGAGGACAGTTCCTGGGACTCAAATGGGGAACCAGCAGAACGCAGTTGCTTGAAGCAGCTGTCGCCCGGCCTGGTGGGCTGGAGGGCAGTGGCCCGGCCTCCTGTACCTGTGGAAGGGGGAGTAGCTCACGGAGTAGACAGGGCCCCCGTGCGGGGAGAAGGTGAACTGCGCGGGCGCCCGCAGGGGCACCGAGCTGGGCAGCCGGGTGAGGGCCGCCTCTTCTGCCGCCAGGGAACACTTGAGTGGGAAGCCGCCTTCCGTGCCCACAATGAAAAGGCTGGAGTCAAAGCTGGAGAAAGCCACCGCCGTGGCACCCACCTCCGTCTCACCCCGGGAAGGCTGTGGAGAGGTGGCAACAGTGGGGTCAGAGCCGAGGGCCTCGAGCCCACTGACCCAACAGCAGTGGGCCAAGAGGAGGGCACACAGGCCCTCAGGGACGTCCCCAGGCTGCCTACCTTCTTCAGCTTGGTGCTTCGCGGCAGCTGCTGGGCCACCAGGGCGAAGCCCTCCGTGAGCTGCAGCTGGCCTGCCCCCGCCCCCTGCCACAGCAGCATCTTCCCGTCCCCTGCCGCACTCAGCAGCCGGAAGCGGTGGCTGTACCGAGGTTCCTGCAGCCAGAGGACCTGAGATgacagggtgggggcagggtggggaaagACAAGCTTGCCCAGTGGCCCACTTCCAGGGGCAAAAAGGGACGGCACGGGGGAGGAGTTCTGGGCGgcgcgcgggggggggggggggggggcagacgCGCCAGGGGGGCAGCCGTGGAGGGTTCCGAGCTCCTCCCAGGCCGAAGGCCCGCTGGGCCACTCAGGTGTAGCACCTGCCTAGAAGGCTGGCTGGGAACAGCACGAGGCCCCAGGGCACTCCCACTGGTGAAGTGCTTCTGGGACCACCCAGGGCAGCTGTCCAACTGCCAACTCCCTATGACCTCCCTTCTCTGCTCAAGGTCCACTGCCTCCCAGGGAAGGTGGGAAGCCGCTGCCCCCCTGCCCAGCAACCTCCCGCACCCTGACCTGGCACACCGGGTCCGTGTGGGAGTCATCTGTCAGGCCTGTGCGCCAGAGCAGTGGGTCCTCAGAAAGGCTCAGGTCCCACACCAGCACCTCGCCACTATATAGCCCTCCTGTGGGGACCATGGCTGCGCGTCAACTTGgccctccccagagcccagctTACCGGCCTGAAAATCCTCAAAGGGGACATCCTCAGTCCCCCCTCACTGTACCCCAGGGAGCCTGCCCCACAGCAAGCTGAGGCCCTGACCTGGCCATCCACCCCCCAGCATCACCCACCCTCAGCAGCACACACTGGCCCCTGTCACAGCTGAGAGCTGCCCAGGGTGCCAACCTCTTTGGGCCTCCAATCCTGCCTCTGCACAGCTGCCGTGTCTCCTGTCCCAGAGATGCCCCTTCCGCCAGGTTCCATACCACATGTCTCCCCAGAGGGCCCAGCGGACTCCAGACTACACCCAGGTCAGGCAGCCCAGGTGGCCCAGCCAGGCCCCAGCCAGGCCCAAGGCGGAGCCCGGCAGGGGGAGGCGGTTGGCCATGGGCGGGGCTCACCTGCAATGTGggagggctgggtggggtggAAGGCCAGGCTCAGGACGGCACTGGGCACCTCCACCACTGCCGACGGCTGCCGGGGGTTCAGGCCTCGCCGGTCCAGGTTCCAGGCACACACGTAGGACTTGAGAGTGCTCCAGTCCCCATCATCCAGCCTGCAGAGGGACGTGCCTCAGTGGCTCCCAGGGCTCCTGTCACGGCCTTCACCTCCCCACACTCTAACCCCAAACAAATTCGCCTGTGTCCCTCCACACCCAGGCAGCCTACTCTGGGTACCCGAGTGGCACAGGTtcctcccagacacccagggaAGGGTCCCCAGGCACTGAAGAGAGGCCTGTGCAGCGGCAGGATGGGGCCCTTGGACAGCGGACACCAGGCCAGAGAAACAGCTGGTGAGAACAGACGACCACTGCCTGAGGCATGGGCTCTCCGTTGCTCCCCACCTCCCGCTTTTTCCTCCAACCCAATGCTAGCCCTGGGTGGGCAGTCTCAAGGAGACCCCAGAATGGCTGAGCTTGGGGCCTCTCAtggcctcctgcctgcctcagctGCCACTCACCGACCATAGGCACAGGCCAGCACTGACCCAGTGGCATTCCAGGAAACACTGGTCACATGCAGACCCTGCCCTTGTGCTGGGGGGTAGCCCAGGGTGTGCAGACAGGACACCTGCAGAGAAAAGCCAACCCTAAGTCCCAAGCCTTCCAGCACGTGGTCTCATGGCCACCAATGAAAATCACAGCTGTGTTTGGGTAGCCCAAAGCCCTAAAAGTTATTCAAGTCCACTTCCCAGGCCTCAAGAAACACAGAAACCTCCCCCTGGGACCTCTCCTAACAGGATCCTTCAGAACCTGGAAGGCAAGCCTGAGAACCAAGGCTGACCCTGGTTCTAGGACAGAGCTGTGGCCACACTCACAGGGCCCTGCGCTCCAGCCCTGGAGCCGGTAGGTGTGGACGGCTGCACACCACGGGAGCATGCTCCGCGTCACTGAGTGAGACACCTAAACAGGGCTCAAATCGTCAGTTCTGTTCTGTGtattgggttttgttgttgttgttgttgttgttgtttaattttttggtactggggattaaacttaggggcgctttaccactgagttacatccccaatcctatttatttttcattccaaGACAGATGTTTGCCAAGCTTTTTTAGCgccttattaaattgctgaggctggcctcaaagtgtgttctctctctctctctctctctctcaggcccTTGTTTCTTAGCCCATCATGCTGGAGCAGCAAAGGAGATTGTCACAAACGTATTGCCAACAAATACCACTGAAAAGTTTCCCATCTCTCACCCTCCTGGTCCCAGGTATGGACACTACCCTGTGTAAAATACAAAGTCTATAAGAAACCCTACAGCGAGCACCCCATGCACTGCTAGAGCCGTGGTGTGGCTGCTACAGAAAACAGCGGAGTCACCCAAAGGCCATGCATCCTGGAAATTCTACTCCTGGGTACAGACCCTAGGGGGACAAAAGATGCCAACTGCAAACAATGTGTACACAGgtctggcacagtggtgcacacctataaccccagtgacttgggaggctgaggcaggaggatcacaagttccaggccagcctcagcaacttagcaaggccctaagcaattgagtgagaccctgtctcaaaaaataaaaagggggctggggttgtggttcagcggcagagcactcacctagagcaggtgaggcactgggttcaatcctcagcaccacataaaaataaataaataaaaataaagacattgtgtccacctacagctaaaaattaattaattaattagaagggctgggaatgtggctcagtggttaagcacccctgggcaagagagagaaagagagagaggggaaggagaaagggaggaaaaagaaggGCTGCaggcttgcccagcatgcacaaaggCCCTGGTTCCAGCCCCAACAACAGTCATAATACCAACCCACTTTGGGAATAAACAAGAACTGGCTCAAGAACAGAAAAAgtcagaagaggaagagactcaCTGTAGTTTTGCCAGATCATGGCCAGGTTTAAAGGCATTCCCCTGCCCCACGTTAGGGAATGCTACGACACTGGGGGGCCATCAGGAAACTGACACACCCCATAGTTGTTCAAATGGTGCAGCCCAACCTCCCACCTGGTCACAAGTCACTggaacacaaatttttaaaaaatttattttagtgttgatgaatctttattttttctttatttgcggtgctgagaatcgaacccaacaTCTCATGtattcgaggcaagtgctctaccactgagccacagcctagCCCTGGAACACAAATTTCTAGATGTGGAGCTGCTGCCTAGACAGTGCACCAACAGCAGACCCAGATATAGGATGGTGTGTCTGACAGTGGGACAGAAAGTCAAAACTCCCCAACAAGAACCGCTCTGGTGGGCtggagctgggctcagtggtggagtgcctgcctcacacatgtgagccctgggtctgatcctcagcaccacataaaagtaaacaaatacaaatcaagatattatgtccatctacaactaaaaaaattaaaaaaaaaaaaaaaaggactgcgCTGGTGAACCGGAAGGGTGTGTACGCTTCGTcaatgtgaccaaaataactgacaacagcaacttagagaggaaaagcttattttgggatcacagtttcagaggtccagtccctggtTGGCCAACTTCAATGCTCTGGACCTGACATGAGGCGGGATGTCATGGCGGAAGGCAAGGAGGACACAGTCTGCAAAGACGTGCCCCgcctgcctgtagttaccaccaGTGACCCATTCACCTTATCAGTCCATCGAAGGACTAATCTGCTGACCAGGCTGCAGCCCTCCTCCTCCAGACATTCCTACCAAATCACATCTCATACCCAACCACAACAAAGGGTCACACACAAAACAGAAAGTGCTCTCACATTTCAAAGGTACTTGATGACAAGAGAAAAGCTACATGACTGTACCACAGAAGAAACTCCAGGGGTCTGTGAGCCAGTGCCACCTTGCACTGTCTGCACCCAGCACGTTCCGCATTTCTGCAACGACTGAGTTGGCCATGATGACAGGCATTGCTTTCAACGTCAgaaaagaattataattaaaaattaggggctggggacacagctcaagtggcagagtgcttgcctcacatgcataggccctgggttcaatccccatcaccacaaaaaaaagaataaacaaaaaattagacatcaggctggggatataagtGGTAGAGATCTGCCTAccatgtgggagaccctgggtttggttcctagcacaacaaaaaacaatgtaaataaaaattagataa encodes:
- the Dync2i2 gene encoding cytoplasmic dynein 2 intermediate chain 2, with translation MAPSVSPPLFSAPGSAGIEGHSDCAGARGRDRYHGNARIVRAAAPGGKRGAAVLATGGAASAEGPGRPGPLQDETLGVASVPSQWRGVQGIRGETKGCQTASIATADASVQARKQADAQVQTEAPVPVTVLPMSQHDTSRLAAFLRRVEAMVIRELNKNWQSHAFDGFEVNWTEPQQTVSCLHTLGYPPAQGQGLHVTSVSWNATGSVLACAYGRLDDGDWSTLKSYVCAWNLDRRGLNPRQPSAVVEVPSAVLSLAFHPTQPSHIAGGLYSGEVLVWDLSLSEDPLLWRTGLTDDSHTDPVCQVLWLQEPRYSHRFRLLSAAGDGKMLLWQGAGAGQLQLTEGFALVAQQLPRSTKLKKPSRGETEVGATAVAFSSFDSSLFIVGTEGGFPLKCSLAAEEAALTRLPSSVPLRAPAQFTFSPHGGPVYSVSYSPFHRNLFLSAGTDGHIHLYSVLQAQPLTSLQLSHKYLFAVRWSPVRPLVFAAASGEGDLQLFDLQKSSQKPTVSIVQTQDGSPVYCLEFNSQQTQLLAAGDAKGTVKVWQLSTAFTEQGPRETEDLDQLAAEVAT